DNA sequence from the Ovis canadensis isolate MfBH-ARS-UI-01 breed Bighorn chromosome 2, ARS-UI_OviCan_v2, whole genome shotgun sequence genome:
tccccccaatttgCCCATCTGTTCTTGAACAGTTTACACATGGAGCACAAAGAAATTGAGGTTGCATGATTTAGATATGGATAAAGAATAGAGTAGGCACTTAAGTTTATAACTGGGAGACCGTCTGTCAATGCTGATAATTTGTGTCTTCATATTTTATAGTGGGTTGACTCTTGTGATTAGACACATTAAATGTTGGTATCACCAGAAGTGAGCATATTTATAGGACTTGGCTACaccaaatttcttaattttttttctcattttacacacTCTTGATGTTTCCTTGCTGAAGTTGAGGCAAATAAGAACTTTGTGTTGAAAACTTATTTGATagtatttcatttctctcttggTCGCAGATCTTTGTATGTTCCTCTTGATTACTGTAAActgaacttaaaattttaaattttacaaacttGCCTGTTAGGATCTAGGAATGCATTTTAAACCTCCAAGAAACCAAACTAGTCATTTAAGTTAGGATTTTTGGTGGTGTgggaatttttgtcttttataaaccTCTTTCCTCTTAATCCAGATGTTCTGTATAATTATCTGGGTTAATAATTTCCCCATTTCCTCAAGAATTCAAGTCATGACAGGTTTTGTGTCTACCCTCATGAGCCAGCCTGCTACTGAAACAtcgtttgttttttaaagtaccaTCATTAAAGGTCCTTAAATGTTAAGCCACAGTCAGATATAGAGAAGTCCATTATTGTGTTAGTCTTCAGAACAACTTAAGCTTGTTTCATTAATTGAGAGTATGAGTATAGTttgtattaaattaaaatttattgcttttcccccttttccctctccttgtttttttggccatataTCTCCGTTGCCCATGTACTGGATCGACTTACCCCTGCGTTGCCCACCATGACGTTGGCCCATCCGCCCCTGAACGCCCATGTGAAAACCCTGGTTGGCTATGCCCAAAAATGTGCTCGTTGCCAAACGGGTACCATACTTGACAACTTCTGATTGAATGCCCATGCCCAATGCCAACATCCACGAACGCCAATGACCAATGCAGTACAATGCCAGTGTTTCAGTCCCAGACAGCAGTGGCCCCGAGCGGTATGTCCCAACAGTTTATGCCTCACTGCCTGATTAGAAAGagagaaatgtattttattacctgccttttatataattaaatagtATCCCCTTTAGACGGTGTATTGTTTTTCAAGTTTCTGTCTTATTTTCCCCATTAAGTCTTTTTGTCACTGAACTTTTACCGTGAGTTGCCCACCCAAACGATCCACTAATTTTATTTCAATGGAAGGAGCACAGCTTCAAGTGTTGCATATTTGCTGCATTGTAAATCAAATTGTTACCGAAACAGTCTCTCGCTCTGTCTTTGTGGCCCACCTTGCTTCCCAACATTGCCTGTTCATAATTTTTTCTGATGAAATGCTAACTCTGGTTCACTTTCCTTCACTTCtcatttgtgttgtctttgtttttgtcttgcatttgtatttgttttcttgcAGAGCCCATTAGTGATCTAATTTCTAACTGGTATCCATAACCTTACTCCAAATACAATGTTTACCACTTGCATATTCCCCTACTTTGCCTGAGAGAAGGTGTGCCAGTTTTTCCAATGTAACAGCGAGGGTATCCTTAATTAACTTAGTGGTGGCGGGGAACATAAATATTCAACTCTGCTTCAGTTCTGGTCAATTTATTGCCCACTTAATCTGAGCCCTTCCAAGAGcccattctctctgtctctctgcaaGTCTCCTAATATTGTTACCATGTTTGTATTGGGCATAAAACAAAATGCAtgtgaaaaatgtataaataggCTACTTTAAATGGGGACTATTAAATAATTGTATGTTCATCTCTGTAAAAGTTTGACTACTGGTGATGACCAcaaaactcatttttcttttccaccttTTTTTGTACTATCTGGTATTTGTGGTGTTTGACAGCATATTGAGTATCAGTGCTGATATTGAAACGATTGGAGAAATTCTGAAGAAAATCATCCCTACCTTGGAAGAGGTaggctcattttttaaatgtattttgcaaTGGGGGGGTGCTTAATATATTTAATGGGGCAAAACGGGGGAGGTGGAAAGACACTGGTTATAATAGTTTTTTAGCAGCAATGTGTTACACTCTGCTGCTTAAAGTGCAGGATTGTTTTACATCCCACATTACTTGTTTAAAACTGTAGTCTAGCCATTCTGGAGTAGATAGGAAGGAACTACCTGTGGTCGTGCACGTTCATGGAGTTTTGCATGTATATTATGGGCTTATTTTTAGAAGAGGTTTTGAGTTAGACTACTGACTGAGACTATGTTGGAAAGGACTATGTTTGATCTAGTTTgagtatttttaaattctgtgtaATGTTTGCTAGGTGTACAGAGAAAAGCATTGTatgttcattgttagtgtagaTGAGCAATTTCTTGTTATTTAATGATAGTCATGAAATATGTTGTAGTAGCTTTACCAATATATGCGACAATAGCCTGATCACACTAGACACTTAACCTATTActcttatttttctactttcaggGCCTGCAGTTGCCATCACCCACTGCAACCAGCCAGCTCCCGCTCGAATCTGATGCTGTGGAATGCTTAAATGTATGTCATAGTGCCATTGAACCCCACTGAAGTATGGAGCCTGGCCCATAGGATCGATTTTATTTTCAACATAGTGTACTTTTCCCGTCTCTATAGAAAAAGGCTTAAAAAGATGATAAATGAATGGTCTTACAACTCACTGTTGACCCTGCTCCATGCTGCAGTGGGAATTAAATACATTTGCAAAGTGCTTTGCAGTCATTTTTATTATGGTGTTATTTGAATGTTAATAATAATTTTGTGGTAACAGCGACATGCTAAATGGCTGCAGTGTGGGTATGGTGTTGCAGGAcctgaaaataaaatagttttttaaggTGGTGCAGAATGTCCTTTTTGGGCCTGGCTATTGAGGATAATAGCACATAACTGGTAAAGttattgaaatataaattcaGGTTGCTCACTGCAACAGTATATTGGTATGCTTATAGCAGATAAGTGTGTATTGGGGAATCTTTGATTTGGAACTGAAATTCTGTAACTCCCTCCACAGTACCAACACTATAAAGGAAGCGACTTTGACTGCGAGTTGAGACTGTTGATTCATCAGAGTCTGGCAGGAGGAATTATTGGAGTCAAAGGTGCTAAAATCAAAGAACTTCGAGAGGTAAAGCCAGTGCTTTCTTCTGCTGAATTATTGGAAAATAGTTGTTTATAAGGATTTGGTAggcttttctcatttcttcttttgcGCTTCCTCCCCCTAAGATTACCTAGTTTGCTAATTAAAATATAGCAGAATGGCTTGGCCATACTAGACAAGTTATTTGCCAAAAGTGTATTGCAAAGCCCAACCCTTACTAACAAGGTTTTTACATTGGGGGgaaattttactaaaatataaattaaatctgTCTAAgcctagaacttttttttttttctttagtgcatttcttttttttctgattgattaATGCTGATTATTTTGTAAACCTATTGCAGAACACTCAGACAACAATCAAGCTTTTCCAGGAATGTTGTCCTCAATCTACTGACAGAGTCGTTCTTATCGGAGGAAAACCTGATAGGGTGGTAGAGTGCATAAAGATCATCCTTGATCTTATATCAGAGGTACCTTCAGAACACTTTTGTTTACATTTAATTTCACAAAACAGATATCTTATTCAAAAGTAATTTCAGAAGGCAAAGATAAATTACTTTTCCCTAACAATTTTCTATCACTCTGCTTTCCCATCaatttaatttagaaatactTTGAGATAATCTGTACAATTATCTTTTGACTGttggtgaggtttttttttttttaataacttttgatCATGGAGTTTTTATGGTTCTTCTACAGTACTAGATAGTGATCCCCTCTGGGTAGTAACTTCCTCCTAATCCCCATTGTGAAATTGAAAGGAATTTGTGGTCTGTTAACGCCAAGGGTAAAATTAAACTGTTGCCTCACGAGCAGTAAAACTcccaatttttttatttcaaactcACCAGAAACgcgttttttaaaattctatttattatgTTTGCATATGTTCCTGTCCCTGTCCTTAACCACAAGTATCTCGCAAGAGAAATACAAAGTGCTTGAaggtttctgttaaaaaaaattgttactgTGAACTAAGGTTTTTTTCCCTCAGTCTATAAAGTtgctgtgtttttctttcagtctcCCATCAAAGGACGCGCTCAGCCTTATGATCCCAATTTTTATGATGAAACCTATGATTATGGTGGTTTTACAATGATGTTTGATGACCGCCGTGGACGTcctgtgggatttcccatgcgGGGAAGAGGTGGTTTTGACAGAATGCCACCTGGTCGGGGTGGGCGTCCCATGCCTCCCTCCAGAAGAGATTATGATGATATGAGCCCTCGTCGAGGacctcctccaccccctcccgGACGAGGTGGCCGGGGAGGTAGTAGAGCTCGGAATCTTCctcttccaccaccaccaccacctagagGAGGGTAAGTTTCTTTCATCCACACATTGATATATAAGAAGCAGCACTTAACAGATAGAAGGGGGTAGGTTTTCGTTTCAAATACGTGACCAGCTGAGATTACAATTATTATGCTTGCAGAGATCTAATGGCCTATGACAGAAGAGGAAGACCTGGAGACCGTTATGATGGCATGGTAAGAACTTTGATACTTCGTTGATGTATTTTATGAGAGCTAAAGGGTTTAAAAGTCAGATAGCTAAcattttattgaatgtgttaaCTGAAGAACTTGTCTTACAGATAGACTCTGTTAGTCACTTAAAtcattgtttctgtttgtttgctggGATGTTAGGACTTGTTCCATCTTTGTTTGCCCCCAAaatacatgattactgaaaacTTACATACAGAAGTAGAAATTGATGTATAAAAATGGTGGCTCTGACAAATACTGTGCAGGTTCATGTTAATAGTTTTCTCTCTTTAACACAGGTTGGTTTCAGTGCTGATGAAACCTGGGATTCTGCAATAGATACATGGAGCCCATCAGAGTGGCAGATGGCTTATGAACCACAGGTTGAGTATCACGGGTGTTTATGTTAGTAATAATCTTAAAGTGCTTGTTTACTcaccaattaaatattttttcccccatataacatttttgttttttggaacgCTGTGTACGTGAATGGTTTCTTCCCCTGAAGATTGTTTTCTGAAATTGGCTTACTAGGGAATATATGGGAGGGCTTTGGTTACTAATAATAACTGGGGGGTTTTTAGGAATGTGTTTAATTACCTAAAGTTTGGAAGGCaaagtaattttctgtttttgtctgtTCTCTTTTTAGGGTGGCTCTGGATATGgtaagttttcttctttctgaaatcAAACATTATTTCATGCTTTGTATATGAACTTAATACTCATTATTTAAATCAGATTATTCCTATGCAGGGGGTCGTGGCTCATATGGTGATCTTGGTGGACCTATTATTACTACACAAGTAACTATTCCCAAAGATGTAAGTATTTTTAATACTATAAAAGACATTTACTGAGTCATTTTTATGAGTTTTCTGGCTTAACGAAGGTTTTAACAAAAGTATTCCCTTCTAGGATTAAAGTTGTGTTTCAAGGACTTCAGTGAAGTGTTCTCCAGTTTAAGCCTTGTCAAAAAGTGTTCAGTGCTATTAAAAGCAATTATCAGGGGTTAGAGCCCCtggttcattttttaaaggaaatggcaGTGGGTGATGTAAATAGGTTGTAATTCAAACTGACTGGTTGGAGGGAATTAAATAACAAAGTATAGTCAATAAGTTGTACGAGAATGTTCTTGATGGTCACTGAACAtacaggatattttttttttaagtatatcataaacacttgcttttaaaaatctttgcagTTGGCTGGATCTATTATTGGCAAAGGTGGTCAGCGGATTAAACAAATCCGTCATGAGTCAGGAGCTTCGATCAAAATTGATGAGCCTTTAGAAGGATCCGAAGATCGGATCATTACCATTACAGGAACACAGGACCAGATACAGAATGCACAGTATTTGCTGCAGAACAGGTCAGTTTGTTTAGCTTTATGTTATTAGCCTACACATACTAAAACCTTAAAAAGCTTCTCTTTCTCAgctaatttttcttttagaagcCATGGTGTCTCAACCTTTTGGGGACCTAACTTCTAAACATTCTAATAGCTttgctttaattttcttctgCCTTCTTGCTAAAACATGAAGACATTCGATACTAATCTTACTGGAAGAAGCCTTAACCAAGCAAACTTCTCATTTTTCTGGTGAAAACTGCTGCCAAAACCACTTGTTACAAATTATACAGAGCCTGTAGAAAATGTAGaagattcagtggatgttggtcTAGTTCTGTGTGGAAGACTagtgattttgttgtttttagatAACTGAATCGACAACAAATCACAGTCTGCCATATGGCACAGGCCATGCCTCTACAGGACAAATGATTGGTGCTGTAAAATGCAGCAATTCACACCTTAACtggcatttctttgtcttttctacCATATATTAACAATTCTGCTCTACTAATGTCTGATTTACTATTAATCTTTTTTCTTGGATTTTACATTGCTCTAATTTGTAATTACTAATGTTTTAGTTCTTATCTCTAATTGTGTAATGGAcatgtttatcattttaatttagcATTGAAATTGTCTTAATGTTAAGATTGACTAAGATGTTACGAACAAAAATTCTAATtcgtacttttttttcttttcttttatagtgTGAAGCAGTATGCAGATGTTGAAGGATTCTAATgcaagatattttttcttttttatagtgtGAAGCAGTATTCTGGAAAGTTTTTCTAAGACTAGTGAAGAACTGAAGGAgtcctgcatctttttttttttatctgcttCTGTTTAAAAAGCCAACATTCCTCTGCTTCATAGGTGTTCTGCATTTGAGGTGTAGTGAAATCTTTGCTGTTCACCAGATGTAATGTTTTAGTTCCTTACaaacagggtgggggtgggggagggtgtgcAAAAACTAACATTGAAATTTTGAAACAGCAGCAGAGtgagtgaattttaatttttgttcattGTTGGTGGTTTAAAGAAGTCCCCCCATGTAATTATTGTGAACACTTTGCTTTGTGGTCACTGTAACATTTGGGGTGGTGGGACAGGGAGGAAAAGTAACAGTAGTCCATATGTCCCTGGCATCTATTCAGAGCAGTGTGCAGAATGTAACGCTCTTTTGTAAGAAacgttttatgatttttaaaataaatttagtgaaCCTATTTTTGGtggtcattttttttaagatggtcATTTTTCAAATGGCTGAATTCCCTCCAACCTACCCCCGAACGGAACACTAAGTTTAATTTTCAGTCCTCTGTTGGATATAAATAAATGGCATCTCTTCTTGGACTTAGGCAAAATATCTTGACAATACTCAGTTCTGGTGATTCTTAATGATTTGAAGTCCATTGCTTGGGAGGAAATTCCACCACACATTCATGCTTATAATAAGCtggggatttttgtttgtttttgcaaatgCTTGCCCCTACTTTGCAACAATTTTCTGTTCGTGATTCTGAAGAACCAAGGTGGGGAGCAACACAACGGATGGAATAGTGGTACAAGTTTATACCAGAAGCTTAATGACAAGTTTTATCAATCAGAATAATACTTGGTTATGGAAGTGACTGATGCTAAATaaattctgattattttttattagatgATTTCTCACATATAGACTTAAACTGTCAGCTTGGTAGTGTCTATTAGTTAaactttgtaaaatatatatatatatacttgttttTCCATTGTAtgcaaattgaaagaaaaagatgtacCATTTCTCTGTTGTATGTTGGATTATGTAGGAAATGTTTGTgaacaattcaaaaaaaaaagatgaaaaaaattccTGTGGATGTTTTGTGTAGTATCTCTTGGCATTTGTATTAATAGTTAAAAGTTCACTTCCAAATAAAACTCCCATAATGCTAGATTTGATGTGTGCCCAATTTTGAACAAGGGTTGATTGACACCTGTAAAATTTGTTAAAACGTTCCTCTTGTAAGGAAATACAATAAtcttaaattatgtattttttgtgTGAAGTGTTTTTCTAGCATTTATAAATCAGATTTCATGGGGGTGGTAAGTTAAAACTTCAGTAGATGGGCTCCTAATTTTAAAGAGTTGAGCATAGAGCTGAGTCATACCAATTTTACAAGTCTTCCTGTTCTCATATTACCTGTGATATGCTTGCAGATTTCTTAGGTTTCTATCTTTAAAATAGCTCTGGtttgttagaatttttttttgtccCCTGGTTCTTGGCTCATAAATCAAGTACTACCAGTTAACTTCGAATTTGTCTAGAAAGCCTCAGAACAATGCAGCAATTATGTGGGAAGTAATTCATGGATGCAATTCTAAGTTTCGAGAAAACATGATAGGCTGAAGTGAGCAGAATTTTCTGAAATAGTGTGAGTAGTACACACGAAGGTGTTTAATATTTTAGTGATAGCCCCCTTAGTTCAAGGCCGGGTGAGGGGGATGAGTGTTAAGCGACAGTGGTATCATTACTTAAAGCTACCTGTGATGAGGAGGTTTCCTCAAAGATGAGATTAGTCTGAGTTGCCACCTGGGTGTTGGTTAGCTTTCCGCTTCTGTATTTTAAGCATGAGTAAGCTTGGGTTACTGAGGGTAGTGTAACATTCATGTTGAAATGAGCCCTTCCTCTGGAGAAAGACTATCAGTAATGATATTTTAGTCAAATTGTAGTTCCTATTGGAGGAAAGTATTTGGATAGAATACaggctttcagttttcacttgtcATTCagaaattaattatataaatagaCTGGTGACTGTTCCTGTTTTTGCCTTTGAAAAGTCAGACTTTGAACACAACCTACTAAAAAGTAGGTTGAAGGATATATTGAGGGTAAATCTGGGATATAACTTTGGGGGGAGAGGCCTTTGTCATTTCCATTCTTAACTAATAAATAGTGTTTGAACGTGAGCTGGCAGTTTTGAGAAATTTTTCAAGCTTGAAGAGGCACTGAATAAAATGGAACATTAAACGAGTTGTATAGGCTGATGCATTGAACTTATAAAACGTAGTTTCCAAAAGTGGTTTTAGCTTAATTTTGTAAATTATCAATATGCCAACAACAATGTTGTAAACCAGATTGCACCAAAATTTTTTCAGAAGTGAGAAAGggaatttaaagtttttatctGCTATTCAAATGTTAATAGTTTGCACAATGAGTCTGTGCAcagtactttaaatttttttgaatgaaCCAGCAGTTACTCttaagtctaaccactggaatacacAGAATCTTTTAGGAAAATCGGAGTTTTTCTCTTAACCGTTACCAATGAAtgtcttaaaatgtaaaatacattgTTGGTACTCTGAAGGGAATTACTACTCCACATAAAGGGAGATTCAGTCTTGATGTTTTGAGTGTAAATTAAAGTAGCCTTAAATGCTATATTTTAATTATCAAGGTTTGCCCATTGTTGGCAAATTTGAAGTGAAACTgacctggcttttttttttttttggctgtgccacacactAGCCAGGATTGTAGTTCCCAACAAGGGATGTGAAttcatcccctgcagtggaagcccagagtgttaaccactggactgccaagaaagTCCCAGCCTAACTTGTTAACGGAGGCACTGAACCCTTAGGAAGCAATTTTGCAATGTCTCAAACTATTCTAGGACCACCATTGAAATCAACAGTGCTTGTTAAACATGAAAATTTTTGGATCACACTAGAGCTCtactgaaatggcaacccaactcattccagtgttcttgtcgggaatcccagagacggaggagcctggtgggctgctgtttctggggtcgcacagagtctgacatgactgaagcgacttagcagcagcagagctctaCTGAACCACCTGTTCTATAGAGAGGTGCCAGGAATCTGCATAACAAGTTCAAGCAAACCATAAATTTCTGTATCTTTTTactcatttatcaaatatttaattcCTGAGGTTTATATTGTAGCTCCTGAAGAGGCAGTGGTTAGCAAATATATTTGGAGAGACCAATAATGACAGCAGTAAAGATAATGGAGCAAGAAGCTTCATAGTACTGTATGTGTTTAAGGAGCAGAAACCAACAACATCTGTTCATGCACATGAATGTATATACATTAACAAGCATGTTGCTTAAACCATCAAACTAGGGCAATCACAGTGTGTTGAATAAAATTACGCCCTCTGATccttagatttaaaaaatgggGCATTGTATACACAGGTTAACATCATTTACCCAAGCCCAGACCTCAGTACTTCCAGTCATTTGACTTGTGAGAGGATGCCTGGAAAATTAAAGTCCGGACATGTATACGTTTGTCTATATTTAGAATGGGGAGCTAATCTGAATCAAGGTGGTAGAATGTGCAAGTACACATtggaaaatgtaaaatgcaaacattttgtggggttgggcttccctgtttgCTAACTGAACAACATGGATAAGCAACAGGGTTGGGGTAAAATGATATACTAGCTACCCTATGACCTCAGCTTTCTATTTTCAACCTCACTGTCCAGAACCAGTAAGAATTTCCTAACCTTCCTCTCTATACCTCTCCCCGCTATTTCTCCCTGCTTCCCCAAACTCAAGCCTATAACCCAAGAACCTGTAATTAGGAATAAAGGTTTGGTCACCAAAACCTCACGCTTTTCAAAAGtttccccctccacctcccccacctcccattgtttttttggtgtgtttttttttttttcataggcaTTCAGGCAGGCtcttagtttcctgacaaggGACTAAACCTGCATGCTtatgcattggaagctcagagtcctaaccactgggctaccagggaattctccatTTTCCCCTTTGGGATATCTTATTCCCTTTGCTCCTTTTTACCCTGAAGTCTTGCTACCATTAAAGACAGGCTTCATTGGAAAGGAAGGGCCGCCTTGTTTACCTAAGAAAGGGTATATATAGTAGGGAGGGAAAGTATATAATACCTGCTTCTCAGACCAAAGGAGGATGACTGATTTTGATAGTAATGAGGCAGATTTGGCAGAAACAGTAGAAAGTGCCAGCTAGGTTCCTCCAAGACCTCCCTAGCCTGGGGCCGGGCAAGTGAGAGCAGAAATTTCAGATAGGTTAAGTAAGAAGCCAAACACAAGACTGGCTTCTATCTGGAACCCTTCACAGTGGGTGGAAAACCACtgagctgagtgctggagaaacCAGACTACCAGTTACACTAGGTTTGGTTATTCAGTGGTAACCATAGGGAGAGTAGATGCCAAAACACCAGACAAGGCCCTTCACTTTCATTAGCAGAAAACCTAAACCTGCAATCAGACCTCAAAAAGTCTTGGAAAGGTGGAGGTCAAGAGCTTTTAGTGCAAACAGCCTTAAAGGTCAGATCTTGAACTGAATAATTATCTGCCTTGAATTAGATCATTTTAAACTGGAAGAGATCAACCTACTTTTACTTGGCAAGTTTATGTGTTTCTTCTAAAGTCAATGGGAATTCAGACTTACCAAGGAAGAGGGTAAAAGGGAATTTGAGACCTCTAGAAATCTCTTAAAAGTAGACCTTACCTACATATGTTCCAGGTGGAGGTGGCCCCAGCTGGGTTAGAGCCTTTATTCAGTAAGATCATGTGACTTTTTAAATCGAGATCATTTATTCATACCTGTGTTTCAAACAGGCACCAAATCTGTGTACAGTTTGGActttagaagtgaagtgaagtcactcagtcgtgtccgactctttgcaaccccatggactgttatataccaggctcctccctccatgggattctccaggcaagagtactggagtgggttgccatttccttctctaggggatcttccctacccagggattgaacccgggtctccagcattccaggcagatgctttaatctctgagccaccagggaagccagaactCTGTGGAATCAGACTGAGACCACATCATGACTTGACTGATTCCCTGCCTAATCCTGCTGCCCTCACTCCCTTTATGTGAGAGCAATTCCCCAGCAAATCCCTGGTGCaagaatccctgggttgggctcTGCTTCCAGGGACTTGATCTAAGACAGCTGAGCTGGAGCTAGAGCaaaaatttatttcacttagacATCCTTGACATAGATTTTGATGCAGTAAGTCATGAGATGAATTATCTCCTGAAGAAGGagtgagaattttttttacttaatgaGGAATAGCTGCATTCTATTAGGCAGGAGTATTTTTGAAGGTATATATATGGGAATAAAATTGTTTTTGATGCTGAACAGCCATAAAGGtgaattttgttaaataatacagaatcagtttttcttttctaatagtaCC
Encoded proteins:
- the HNRNPK gene encoding heterogeneous nuclear ribonucleoprotein K isoform X2, which codes for METEQPEETFPNTETNGEFGKRPAEDMEEEQAFKRSRNTDEMVELRILLQSKNAGAVIGKGGKNIKALRTDYNASVSVPDSSGPERILSISADIETIGEILKKIIPTLEEGLQLPSPTATSQLPLESDAVECLNYQHYKGSDFDCELRLLIHQSLAGGIIGVKGAKIKELRENTQTTIKLFQECCPQSTDRVVLIGGKPDRVVECIKIILDLISESPIKGRAQPYDPNFYDETYDYGGFTMMFDDRRGRPVGFPMRGRGGFDRMPPGRGGRPMPPSRRDYDDMSPRRGPPPPPPGRGGRGGSRARNLPLPPPPPPRGGDLMAYDRRGRPGDRYDGMVGFSADETWDSAIDTWSPSEWQMAYEPQGGSGYDYSYAGGRGSYGDLGGPIITTQVTIPKDLAGSIIGKGGQRIKQIRHESGASIKIDEPLEGSEDRIITITGTQDQIQNAQYLLQNSVKQYSGKFF
- the HNRNPK gene encoding heterogeneous nuclear ribonucleoprotein K isoform X1; the encoded protein is METEQPEETFPNTETNGEFGKRPAEDMEEEQAFKRSRNTDEMVELRILLQSKNAGAVIGKGGKNIKALRTDYNASVSVPDSSGPERILSISADIETIGEILKKIIPTLEEGLQLPSPTATSQLPLESDAVECLNYQHYKGSDFDCELRLLIHQSLAGGIIGVKGAKIKELRENTQTTIKLFQECCPQSTDRVVLIGGKPDRVVECIKIILDLISESPIKGRAQPYDPNFYDETYDYGGFTMMFDDRRGRPVGFPMRGRGGFDRMPPGRGGRPMPPSRRDYDDMSPRRGPPPPPPGRGGRGGSRARNLPLPPPPPPRGGDLMAYDRRGRPGDRYDGMVGFSADETWDSAIDTWSPSEWQMAYEPQGGSGYDYSYAGGRGSYGDLGGPIITTQVTIPKDLAGSIIGKGGQRIKQIRHESGASIKIDEPLEGSEDRIITITGTQDQIQNAQYLLQNSVKQYADVEGF
- the HNRNPK gene encoding heterogeneous nuclear ribonucleoprotein K isoform X3; translation: METEQPEETFPNTETNGEFGKRPAEDMEEEQAFKRSRNTDEMVELRILLQSKNAGAVIGKGGKNIKALRTDYNASVSVPDSSGPERILSISADIETIGEILKKIIPTLEEYQHYKGSDFDCELRLLIHQSLAGGIIGVKGAKIKELRENTQTTIKLFQECCPQSTDRVVLIGGKPDRVVECIKIILDLISESPIKGRAQPYDPNFYDETYDYGGFTMMFDDRRGRPVGFPMRGRGGFDRMPPGRGGRPMPPSRRDYDDMSPRRGPPPPPPGRGGRGGSRARNLPLPPPPPPRGGDLMAYDRRGRPGDRYDGMVGFSADETWDSAIDTWSPSEWQMAYEPQGGSGYDYSYAGGRGSYGDLGGPIITTQVTIPKDLAGSIIGKGGQRIKQIRHESGASIKIDEPLEGSEDRIITITGTQDQIQNAQYLLQNSVKQYADVEGF
- the HNRNPK gene encoding heterogeneous nuclear ribonucleoprotein K isoform X4, whose translation is METEQPEETFPNTETNGEFGKRPAEDMEEEQAFKRSRNTDEMVELRILLQSKNAGAVIGKGGKNIKALRTDYNASVSVPDSSGPERILSISADIETIGEILKKIIPTLEEYQHYKGSDFDCELRLLIHQSLAGGIIGVKGAKIKELRENTQTTIKLFQECCPQSTDRVVLIGGKPDRVVECIKIILDLISESPIKGRAQPYDPNFYDETYDYGGFTMMFDDRRGRPVGFPMRGRGGFDRMPPGRGGRPMPPSRRDYDDMSPRRGPPPPPPGRGGRGGSRARNLPLPPPPPPRGGDLMAYDRRGRPGDRYDGMVGFSADETWDSAIDTWSPSEWQMAYEPQGGSGYDYSYAGGRGSYGDLGGPIITTQVTIPKDLAGSIIGKGGQRIKQIRHESGASIKIDEPLEGSEDRIITITGTQDQIQNAQYLLQNSVKQYSGKFF